From the Methanooceanicella nereidis genome, one window contains:
- a CDS encoding L-lactate permease — protein sequence MDQLTGFTLAVLPILIIFIGLVFLKKSGTLMGVIGWIATLVIAIIFFNTSPEIAAYASINGFLSSLGISLMVLFTILQVTMMDLTGAIKRITEFIKSIAAERYEQIMILNIGLGSFLVSIGATPVTMLPPIMLALGFSPLAAVALPCLGYDPLTSFSLLAIPITLPAQVFGMDVGSLSKNIAIFLPLVSTGFAMGMLWIADGIEGVKKGFVPALIAGGTLGLSCIAFVNLLPVSAIGLVGVFSGLTTIAVLFLIRVIQGKPIFYKTKVAPRANVLADGPAPMPLWKAAFPWILLVMFCIVICIPDISAFLHGLLGDSQKIHIVANKYVDLKILNQAYFWVLISTVLSAPFLIRSKEEANKIVRLWLKRAWSPTLAAAVFFAIAYVMDWSAQSVVDGILTFAPGAADFNMNAVIGLTFALFFGAAAFPAISPLLGLFGSFVSGSETSSNVMFYGILKKSTDVLDLDFMNVYSAHAVSGGIASAIAPAKIINAAAVIDKLGIEGEVIQKSAVIAILLTIVTGAVLLILLAL from the coding sequence ATGGATCAATTAACAGGATTTACATTAGCAGTATTACCTATTCTTATCATCTTCATCGGCCTTGTATTTCTAAAGAAGTCCGGGACGCTGATGGGAGTGATCGGCTGGATCGCTACCCTCGTGATAGCGATCATATTCTTTAACACGTCTCCGGAAATTGCGGCATATGCGTCGATAAACGGCTTTTTATCATCTCTCGGGATATCACTGATGGTGCTCTTCACGATCCTGCAGGTCACTATGATGGACCTCACAGGTGCGATAAAAAGAATAACGGAGTTCATCAAGAGTATAGCCGCGGAGAGATACGAGCAGATCATGATACTAAATATCGGCCTGGGCTCTTTCCTCGTCTCGATAGGCGCGACGCCCGTGACCATGCTGCCGCCGATCATGCTCGCACTGGGTTTTTCACCGCTTGCCGCGGTAGCCCTGCCGTGCCTTGGGTATGACCCTCTCACGTCTTTTTCGCTGCTGGCGATACCGATAACCTTGCCGGCACAGGTGTTCGGCATGGACGTCGGAAGTCTCTCGAAAAATATCGCCATATTTTTACCGCTGGTATCGACCGGTTTCGCTATGGGGATGCTTTGGATCGCCGACGGTATTGAAGGCGTTAAAAAAGGCTTTGTACCGGCCCTCATAGCCGGCGGGACTCTCGGGCTATCATGCATAGCGTTCGTGAACCTGCTGCCTGTAAGCGCGATAGGTCTTGTCGGAGTATTTTCCGGACTGACGACAATAGCGGTACTGTTCCTTATAAGGGTCATACAGGGGAAGCCGATATTCTATAAGACGAAGGTAGCCCCGAGGGCAAATGTTCTCGCAGACGGTCCCGCTCCAATGCCATTATGGAAAGCGGCTTTCCCATGGATACTGCTTGTAATGTTCTGCATTGTCATATGCATACCCGACATATCCGCTTTCCTTCATGGGTTGCTCGGGGATTCCCAAAAGATACATATCGTGGCCAACAAATACGTAGACCTTAAAATATTGAACCAGGCATACTTCTGGGTGCTGATCAGTACAGTTCTTTCTGCGCCGTTCCTGATAAGGTCTAAAGAAGAGGCCAATAAGATCGTGAGACTATGGCTTAAGAGGGCATGGAGCCCCACTCTTGCAGCGGCTGTCTTTTTCGCTATCGCATACGTGATGGACTGGTCCGCGCAATCCGTTGTGGACGGTATACTGACATTCGCCCCCGGAGCCGCCGATTTTAACATGAACGCGGTAATAGGCCTTACGTTCGCCCTGTTCTTCGGTGCCGCGGCATTTCCTGCCATAAGCCCGCTGCTAGGCCTTTTCGGCTCTTTCGTATCGGGAAGCGAGACATCGTCTAACGTGATGTTCTACGGGATACTGAAAAAATCAACGGACGTACTGGACCTTGACTTTATGAACGTATACTCGGCACATGCCGTATCGGGCGGAATAGCCTCTGCCATAGCTCCTGCGAAGATCATTAACGCGGCCGCGGTGATCGATAAGCTTGGTATAGAGGGAGAAGTGATACAAAAGTCAGCAGTGATAGCGATATTGCTGACGATCGTAACAGGCGCGGTATTGCTCATTTTGCTCGCGCTTTAG
- a CDS encoding sodium:solute symporter family protein, which produces MAVDTLTFAIMTAVYLVIVMVLGYMGYKKTKEAEDFMLAGRNVHPALIALSYGATFISTSAIVGFGGVAANLGMGLIWLVGLNIGVGILLAFVVYGKKTREIGSRLKAVTFPDFMGKVYGSSFMRYASGLIIIIGMPLYASAVMIGGARFIETTFSMSFTTALLVLAAITAIYVIVGGLLAVIYTDAFQGIIMLIGMIILLIFTYVTLGGIGPAHEALTNMASLVPESLSASGHTGWTSMPDLGSPLWYTLVTTIILGVGIGVLAQPQLVVRFMTAKDNKSLNRAIPVGGLFILLIPGVIYTVGALTNVYFFDNKGMLAVQAAGANIDSVIPTYINAIMPDWFVVLFLLTLLAAAMSTLSALFHTMGTAIGHDIIGQKNGEKPSLKKNRIGVLVMIVVSVLLAFIMPGSIIARATAMFMGLCASAFLPAFTHAIFSKKPSTKAAVVSLIVGAVTWFAWTAFVHVKESEALGLCQFLFGQPTLLQNPWPVVDPLIIALPLATISLILVLIIEGQSAVDKNEAMKKSQV; this is translated from the coding sequence ATGGCGGTAGATACATTAACATTCGCCATAATGACCGCAGTATATCTTGTCATAGTTATGGTCCTCGGGTATATGGGATATAAAAAGACGAAAGAAGCCGAAGACTTCATGCTTGCAGGCAGGAACGTACATCCCGCGTTAATAGCGTTATCCTATGGCGCCACGTTCATAAGCACATCGGCAATAGTCGGGTTCGGAGGCGTAGCTGCGAATCTCGGCATGGGCCTGATATGGCTGGTAGGCTTAAATATCGGCGTCGGCATCCTGCTGGCGTTTGTAGTATACGGAAAAAAGACACGTGAGATCGGCAGCAGATTAAAAGCCGTCACCTTCCCTGATTTTATGGGAAAGGTATATGGTTCCTCTTTTATGAGATATGCCAGCGGCTTGATCATAATAATCGGTATGCCGCTTTACGCTTCGGCTGTTATGATAGGCGGAGCCCGTTTTATCGAGACTACTTTCAGCATGTCTTTTACCACGGCGCTTTTGGTCCTGGCCGCGATCACGGCGATATATGTGATAGTCGGCGGCTTGCTCGCTGTGATATATACTGACGCTTTCCAGGGAATAATCATGCTTATAGGCATGATAATATTGCTTATTTTCACATATGTGACCCTTGGAGGTATAGGTCCTGCGCATGAAGCGCTTACTAACATGGCCAGCCTTGTGCCTGAAAGCTTATCGGCTAGCGGCCATACCGGGTGGACTTCCATGCCTGACCTCGGCTCGCCTTTATGGTATACGCTCGTAACGACCATAATACTCGGTGTAGGCATCGGGGTTCTTGCGCAGCCTCAGCTTGTAGTCCGCTTCATGACGGCAAAAGATAATAAATCTCTGAACAGGGCAATACCGGTCGGCGGATTGTTCATATTATTGATCCCCGGTGTCATCTATACGGTCGGCGCCCTGACTAACGTGTATTTCTTTGATAATAAAGGAATGCTGGCCGTTCAGGCGGCAGGAGCAAACATCGACTCTGTCATACCGACATATATCAACGCGATCATGCCCGACTGGTTCGTCGTGCTGTTCTTATTGACATTGCTGGCTGCAGCTATGTCCACGCTTAGCGCACTGTTCCATACGATGGGCACTGCGATAGGACATGACATAATCGGGCAGAAAAACGGTGAAAAGCCGTCATTGAAAAAGAACCGTATCGGTGTTTTAGTTATGATCGTCGTCAGCGTCCTCCTGGCTTTCATCATGCCCGGCAGCATCATTGCCAGGGCGACCGCGATGTTCATGGGATTATGCGCTTCAGCATTCCTTCCGGCTTTCACGCATGCCATATTCAGTAAAAAGCCGTCCACGAAGGCAGCGGTAGTCAGCCTTATCGTAGGCGCGGTCACATGGTTCGCCTGGACCGCGTTCGTACATGTGAAAGAATCCGAAGCACTTGGATTATGCCAGTTCTTGTTCGGGCAGCCGACACTGTTGCAAAATCCATGGCCTGTCGTCGATCCGCTTATCATAGCGTTACCGCTGGCGACTATCTCTCTGATACTTGTACTGATAATCGAAGGCCAATCAGCGGTAGATAAGAATGAGGCAATGAAAAAGAGCCAGGTATGA
- a CDS encoding symporter small accessory protein: MLGIDDPWIWLGYLFTIGLALACVLYGLLNWNKEGGQ; this comes from the coding sequence TTGTTAGGAATCGACGATCCCTGGATATGGTTAGGTTATCTTTTTACGATCGGTCTGGCATTAGCCTGTGTATTGTACGGCCTGTTGAACTGGAATAAAGAGGGGGGACAATAG
- a CDS encoding E2/UBC family protein, whose product METQELVTISVGGKNVKVPRNTSTSQIRKISGLDQSHVLARSTEGLNKIVHGDIKVSDGDSFTVGRSFTKGSMDDSRLLNDLDHLSYVFNIEVDDKLNWVLIHDYGLPSGFNKETSDILLNVEGFPYLPPGNVYGVYMDLGLLYNGKKLPNYYDSIERTMFGKYWAWLCTGKMHWNSKIDNIFTFLMTLDIMLNEQNGMSAEVSENDEKPAEV is encoded by the coding sequence ATGGAGACCCAGGAACTGGTGACAATATCGGTCGGAGGTAAAAACGTGAAGGTGCCCAGGAACACCAGCACTTCACAGATAAGAAAGATCTCAGGCCTGGACCAGAGCCATGTGCTTGCAAGATCGACGGAAGGGCTGAACAAGATAGTCCATGGCGATATAAAGGTCTCGGACGGGGACTCTTTCACAGTAGGCCGCTCCTTTACAAAGGGGTCTATGGATGATTCCAGGTTATTGAATGACCTGGATCATCTATCATATGTGTTCAACATAGAAGTGGACGATAAGCTAAACTGGGTCCTTATACATGATTATGGCCTCCCTTCGGGATTTAACAAAGAGACAAGCGACATATTATTGAACGTCGAAGGCTTTCCGTACCTTCCGCCGGGGAACGTGTACGGGGTATACATGGATCTTGGCCTTTTATACAATGGAAAAAAGTTGCCTAATTATTATGACTCCATCGAACGCACCATGTTCGGAAAGTATTGGGCATGGCTATGCACGGGAAAAATGCACTGGAACTCAAAGATCGACAATATCTTTACGTTCCTCATGACACTGGACATAATGTTGAACGAACAGAATGGAATGTCAGCGGAAGTATCGGAAAATGATGAAAAGCCAGCAGAAGTTTAG